The Pricia mediterranea genome includes a window with the following:
- a CDS encoding AraC family transcriptional regulator — translation MKKKVALFLGAVILGVLIWYFFLKPHDYVVRFDSRALPGTINQTLKFWEKRLDRAELLQQSDLSNLQFRIPFNDSIHLYHWKLESLNNSFTKVKAYVIDNDHSFINRLTIPFSETDFEKRTKKTVREFAKVLEEHLQSFKVRVTGKTVTTSKYCACFPLKGTQLQKAGGMMEYYGVLSGLMVENKVELDGRPLVVITDWNMETDSISYNFCFPVIKTDSLPQRSGLIYRELEKKPVVRAVYNGNYITSDRAWYALIDYAEKNNIPIEKKPLEIFHTNPNLGGNELEWKAEVFMPIKE, via the coding sequence ATGAAAAAGAAGGTTGCCCTCTTTCTCGGGGCCGTCATTTTGGGCGTCCTAATCTGGTATTTTTTCCTGAAACCTCATGATTATGTAGTCCGGTTTGATTCGAGAGCACTTCCAGGCACAATCAACCAAACCCTTAAATTTTGGGAAAAACGACTTGACAGAGCTGAACTATTACAGCAAAGCGACCTTTCAAACCTCCAATTCCGTATTCCGTTCAACGATTCAATCCATCTCTATCACTGGAAGCTTGAATCGCTTAACAACTCCTTCACCAAGGTCAAGGCATATGTTATTGATAACGACCATAGCTTTATCAACCGTTTGACCATTCCGTTTTCGGAGACTGATTTCGAAAAACGGACAAAAAAAACCGTAAGAGAATTTGCGAAGGTTTTAGAAGAACACCTCCAAAGTTTCAAGGTCAGGGTTACCGGTAAAACCGTTACAACTTCTAAATACTGCGCCTGTTTTCCCCTCAAGGGAACGCAGTTGCAAAAAGCGGGAGGCATGATGGAGTACTATGGCGTGCTCAGTGGTCTAATGGTCGAAAACAAGGTCGAACTCGATGGCAGGCCCTTGGTCGTAATAACGGATTGGAACATGGAAACCGACAGTATTTCCTATAATTTTTGTTTTCCCGTGATAAAAACGGATAGCCTCCCCCAACGCTCGGGACTCATCTATAGAGAGCTCGAAAAAAAACCGGTCGTCAGAGCTGTTTATAATGGAAATTACATCACCTCCGACAGGGCCTGGTACGCCCTGATCGATTACGCCGAAAAAAATAACATCCCCATCGAAAAAAAGCCTTTGGAAATATTCCATACCAACCCCAATTTAGGCGGCAACGAGTTGGAATGGAAGGCGGAGGTGTTTATGCCAATTAAAGAATAA
- a CDS encoding vanadium-dependent haloperoxidase encodes MKKIVIIATMVLIIGACSTEQNDGPIDITPDELHASVDKVTEIMVHDIFSPPVASRIFAYPNIAAYEIVARYNDEYRSLVGQVRDLTPIPEADSTKAINYELAALVAHMEMNKRLIFSEDRMEALRDSLYGIYESKNPTLFKASKDYGLEVADHIGEWMNKDNYAQTRTMPKFTVDADDPTRWQPTPPAYMDGIEPHWNKIRPFVIDSAQQFKPAPPPEFSMEEGSDFYKELKEVYDVSQRITAEGDSSEELQIAQFWDCNPYVSVTRGHLMFATKKITPGAHWMGITKIAAKNTDSDFGRTLYAYTKASIAMADAFISCWDEKYRSNLIRPETLINQHIDDSWQPVLQTPPFPEYTSGHSVVSGAAAVALTDIFGDNFAFDDDTEVPFGLPIRSFDSFNQAADEAAISRMYGGIHYRVAIEVGVEQGRDLGEFVVDNLDMKVENDLADNR; translated from the coding sequence ATGAAGAAAATCGTAATTATTGCAACAATGGTTTTGATAATTGGGGCGTGCAGCACCGAGCAAAACGATGGACCCATCGACATAACACCAGATGAGTTGCACGCATCGGTGGACAAGGTTACCGAAATCATGGTCCACGATATTTTTTCGCCTCCGGTAGCCAGCCGTATTTTTGCCTACCCGAACATCGCGGCCTATGAGATCGTCGCCCGCTACAATGACGAGTATCGTTCCTTGGTCGGTCAGGTACGGGACCTCACCCCGATACCCGAAGCGGATTCCACCAAAGCAATCAATTACGAGCTTGCGGCACTGGTCGCCCATATGGAAATGAACAAACGCCTGATTTTTTCGGAAGACCGGATGGAGGCCCTGCGCGATAGCCTCTACGGCATCTACGAGAGTAAAAATCCGACCTTGTTCAAGGCCTCGAAGGACTACGGTCTCGAAGTGGCCGACCATATCGGGGAATGGATGAATAAGGATAATTATGCCCAGACCCGTACCATGCCGAAATTTACCGTCGATGCCGATGACCCGACACGTTGGCAGCCAACGCCTCCCGCTTATATGGACGGGATCGAACCGCATTGGAACAAGATCAGGCCGTTCGTCATCGATTCGGCACAGCAGTTCAAGCCCGCTCCCCCACCGGAATTCTCCATGGAGGAAGGTTCCGATTTTTATAAGGAACTCAAGGAAGTGTACGACGTCAGCCAGCGGATCACCGCAGAGGGCGATAGCTCAGAAGAGCTACAGATCGCCCAATTTTGGGACTGCAACCCCTATGTATCCGTGACCCGCGGCCACCTGATGTTCGCTACCAAAAAAATTACCCCCGGCGCGCATTGGATGGGCATTACCAAGATTGCCGCCAAAAATACCGACAGCGATTTTGGTCGAACGCTCTACGCCTACACCAAGGCTTCTATCGCCATGGCCGATGCTTTTATCAGCTGTTGGGACGAAAAATACCGGAGCAACCTCATCCGCCCGGAGACCTTGATCAACCAGCATATCGACGACAGCTGGCAACCCGTTTTACAAACCCCGCCTTTCCCCGAATATACCAGCGGGCATTCCGTCGTCTCGGGAGCGGCAGCTGTCGCCCTGACCGATATTTTCGGAGATAATTTTGCCTTTGATGACGATACGGAAGTGCCCTTCGGACTTCCGATCCGGAGTTTCGACTCCTTCAACCAAGCCGCCGACGAAGCAGCTATCAGTCGTATGTACGGAGGAATCCATTACCGAGTCGCCATTGAAGTAGGGGTAGAACAAGGTCGAGACCTAGGGGAATTTGTAGTGGATAATTTGGACATGAAGGTGGAAAACGACTTGGCCGATAACCGCTAA